The proteins below come from a single Drosophila kikkawai strain 14028-0561.14 chromosome 3R, DkikHiC1v2, whole genome shotgun sequence genomic window:
- the LOC108077767 gene encoding very long chain fatty acid elongase AAEL008004 isoform X2: MALIMKYIDSISRYIDSHGDSRTKDWPMMSSPFPTLAVCLTYVYLVKVVGPRWMENRKPLHLQNTLVMYNAIQVVFSAWLFYECLMGGWWGSYSFRCQPVDYTDSPTSRRMVHACWWYYFSKFTEFMDTIFFVLRKKTSQVTTLHVIHHGCMPMSVWFGVKFTPGGHSTFFGLLNTFVHIVMYTYYMFSAMGPQYQKYLWWKKYLTTLQMVQFILIMVHAFQLLFIDCNYPKAFVWWIGMHAVMFFFLFNEFYKAAYRSRMMKKNGAIAAANGHAKPNGYCKSINAHDDLAMPQTTEATASATPVSKANGSTLTNGHANGTANGYKQLANGNAATMTTAANGSAHKGSNGGLLANGYATKLLDDASHELKQRKTPK, from the exons ATGGCCTTAATTATGAAATACATCGACAGCATAAGCAGATACATTGACTCACATGGTG ACTCCAGGACAAAGGACTGGCCCATGATGTCGTCCCCGTTCCCCACACTGGCCGTATGCCTCACATACGTCTACCTGGTCAAG GTAGTGGGACCTCGATGGATGGAGAACAGGAAGCCGCTGCACCTGCAGAACACACTAGTCATGTACAATGCCATACAGGTTGTATTCAGCGCGTGGCTCTTCTACGAG TGCTTGATGGGCGGCTGGTGGGGCTCGTACAGCTTCCGGTGCCAGCCGGTGGACTACACAGATAGTCCCACATCCCGGAGA ATGGTTCATGCGTGCTGGTGGTACTACTTCTCCAAGTTCACCGAGTTCATGGATACG ATTTTCTTCGTGTTGCGCAAGAAGACCAGCCAGGTTACCACGCTGCACGTCATCCATCACGGCTGCATGCCCATGTCCGTCTGGTTCGGCGTCAAGTTCACCCCGG GTGGCCACAGCACCTTCTTCGGCCTGCTCAACACATTCGTTCACATCGTGATGTACACCTACTACATGTTCTCGGCCATGGGCCCCCAGTACCAGAAGTACCTCTGGTGGAAGAAGTACCTGACCACGCTTCAGATG GTCCAGTTCATCCTGATCATGGTGCACGCCTTCCAGCTGCTCTTCATCGACTGCAACTACCCCAAGGCGTTTGTCTGGTGGATCGGCATGCATGCCGTCATGTTCTTCTTCCTGTTCAATGAGTTCTACAAGGCAGCCTACAGGAGCCGCATGATG AAAAAGAACGGAGCGATAGCGGCGGCCAATGGACATGCCAAGCCAAACGGATACTGCAAGAGCATCAATGCCCACGATGACTTGGCCATGCCGCAGACCACGGAGGCCACTGCATCCGCGACGCCTGTGTCGAAGGCCAACGGAAGCACTTTGACCAATGGTCATGCGAATGGAACGGCCAATGGCTACAAGCAGCTGGCCAACGGCAATGCTGCCACGATGACGACAGCTGCCAACGGCAGTGCGCACAAGGGCTCGAACGGCGGTCTTCTGGCGAACGGATACGCCACCAAGCTGCTGGACGATGCCTCGCACGAGCTGAAACAAAGGAAGACGCCGAAATAA
- the LOC108077767 gene encoding very long chain fatty acid elongase AAEL008004 isoform X1, which translates to MALIMKYIDSISRYIDSHGDSRTKDWPMMSSPFPTLAVCLTYVYLVKVVGPRWMENRKPLHLQNTLVMYNAIQVVFSAWLFYEIGISGWLTGHYSFRCQPVDYSNNPRTLRMVHACWWYYFSKFTEFMDTIFFVLRKKTSQVTTLHVIHHGCMPMSVWFGVKFTPGGHSTFFGLLNTFVHIVMYTYYMFSAMGPQYQKYLWWKKYLTTLQMVQFILIMVHAFQLLFIDCNYPKAFVWWIGMHAVMFFFLFNEFYKAAYRSRMMKKNGAIAAANGHAKPNGYCKSINAHDDLAMPQTTEATASATPVSKANGSTLTNGHANGTANGYKQLANGNAATMTTAANGSAHKGSNGGLLANGYATKLLDDASHELKQRKTPK; encoded by the exons ATGGCCTTAATTATGAAATACATCGACAGCATAAGCAGATACATTGACTCACATGGTG ACTCCAGGACAAAGGACTGGCCCATGATGTCGTCCCCGTTCCCCACACTGGCCGTATGCCTCACATACGTCTACCTGGTCAAG GTAGTGGGACCTCGATGGATGGAGAACAGGAAGCCGCTGCACCTGCAGAACACACTAGTCATGTACAATGCCATACAGGTTGTATTCAGCGCGTGGCTCTTCTACGAG ATAGGCATTTCCGGTTGGCTAACTGGACATTATAGCTTCCGATGTCAGCCAGTCGACTATAGTAATAATCCTAGAACGTTAAGG ATGGTTCATGCGTGCTGGTGGTACTACTTCTCCAAGTTCACCGAGTTCATGGATACG ATTTTCTTCGTGTTGCGCAAGAAGACCAGCCAGGTTACCACGCTGCACGTCATCCATCACGGCTGCATGCCCATGTCCGTCTGGTTCGGCGTCAAGTTCACCCCGG GTGGCCACAGCACCTTCTTCGGCCTGCTCAACACATTCGTTCACATCGTGATGTACACCTACTACATGTTCTCGGCCATGGGCCCCCAGTACCAGAAGTACCTCTGGTGGAAGAAGTACCTGACCACGCTTCAGATG GTCCAGTTCATCCTGATCATGGTGCACGCCTTCCAGCTGCTCTTCATCGACTGCAACTACCCCAAGGCGTTTGTCTGGTGGATCGGCATGCATGCCGTCATGTTCTTCTTCCTGTTCAATGAGTTCTACAAGGCAGCCTACAGGAGCCGCATGATG AAAAAGAACGGAGCGATAGCGGCGGCCAATGGACATGCCAAGCCAAACGGATACTGCAAGAGCATCAATGCCCACGATGACTTGGCCATGCCGCAGACCACGGAGGCCACTGCATCCGCGACGCCTGTGTCGAAGGCCAACGGAAGCACTTTGACCAATGGTCATGCGAATGGAACGGCCAATGGCTACAAGCAGCTGGCCAACGGCAATGCTGCCACGATGACGACAGCTGCCAACGGCAGTGCGCACAAGGGCTCGAACGGCGGTCTTCTGGCGAACGGATACGCCACCAAGCTGCTGGACGATGCCTCGCACGAGCTGAAACAAAGGAAGACGCCGAAATAA
- the LOC108077771 gene encoding tRNA (guanine(10)-N2)-methyltransferase homolog isoform X1, with product MASLWRKYILWFAQEHVDFRISEFESIVKMFGLQFRRLTEQTLKPFWVVEFPNVETAMLYASRSVALRAMFELYAHSRKLPEFHERLRAHVDANRNELAKYFRQDTSFKITVETYNKHFSQREKIEKIETMDYLPIEGPVNLKSPQVEWWYIEFWGLDPTAVPEEPDDILFGRLLATGQRNLIKELSLKQRKFIGNTSMDAQLSLLMANQAMVREGDLVFDPFVGTGSLLVSAAKWGGYVLGADIDYMMVHARCRPSRITQKVREKDESIRANLLQYGCADRYMDVVVADFSNPLWHPRISFDSIITDPPYGIREATEKVETKRSPKDIARTDDMVHYPSTSHYSLQNLYGDLLEFAARHLKLGGRLVCWLPFHREDYDPKMLPQHQYLQLVANSEQPLTGNTSRRLLTYEKCSEYSALNPASIGSTQVPTPSEDFRERYFNNALESRKERRMRKAEQREQGRLEMELRGKLPSDGRSQKCELNKARFTGLT from the exons ATGGCGAGTTTATGGAGAAAGTACATCCTGTGGTTCGCCCAGGAGCACGTTGACTTTCGAATTTCCGAGTTCGAGTCGATCGTTAAGATGTTTGGCCTTCAGTTTCGACGGCTGACCGAACAGACTTTG AAACCGTTTTGGGTGGTAGAATTCCCCAACGTGGAAACCGCCATGCTGTACGCATCCCGATCCGTGGCCCTGCGTGCCATGTTCGAGCTGTACGCCCACTCCAGAAAGCTGCCCGAGTTTCACGAGCGGCTTCGTGCCCACGTTGATGCGAACCGGAACGAGCTGGCTAAGTACTTCCGACAGGACACCAGCTTTAAGATCACCGTGGAGACCTACAACAAGCACTTTAGTCAACGAGAAAAAATCGAAAAGATTGAGACTATGGATTACCTGCCAATCGAGGGCCCGGTGAACCTAAAAAGTCCCCAGGTGGAGTGGTGGTACATCGAGTTCTGGGGCTTGGATCCCACTGCGGTGCCAGAGGAGCCCGATGACATTCTGTTTGGTCGGCTCCTGGCGACTGGACAGCGGAATTTAATAAAGGAACTCTCTCTGAAACAGCGAAAGTTCATCGGGAATACAAGCATGGATGCACAGCTAAGCCTGCTGATGGCCAACCAGGCGATGGTGCGAGAAGGCGATCTCGTATTTGATCCCTTCGTCGGAACAGGTTCCCTGCTGGTCAGCGCCGCCAAGTGGGGTGGGTACGTCCTGGGAGCCGACATCGACTACATGATGGTGCATGCCCGCTGCCGTCCGAGCCGTATTACCCAAAAGGTCCGCGAGAAGGACGAGAGCATTCGGGCAAACCTGCTGCAGTACGGATGCGCTGACCGCTACATGGATGTGGTTGTGGCGGACTTCTCGAATCCCCTCTGGCATCCTCGGATCTCGTTTGACAGCATCATAACCGATC CTCCATACGGAATAAGAGAGGCCACGGAAAAGGTGGAAACGAAAAGGAGTCCAAAGGATATCGCTCGAACCGACGACATGGTCCACTATCCGTCCACCTCGCACTATTCGCTGCAGAATCTGTACGGTGACCTGCTAGAGTTCGCCGCAAGGCATTTGAAATTGGGAGGACGCCTTGTGTGCTGGCTTCCCTTTCATCGCGAAGATTACGACCCAAAGATGCTGCCGCAGCACCAGTATCTGCAGCTGGTGGCGAACTCTGAGCAGCCTTTGACGGGCAACACTTCACGCCGACTGCTCACTTATGAAAAGTGCTCAGAGTACAGTGCGCTGAACCCCGCGTCAATCGGTTCAACTCAAGTGCCCACGCCCTCGGAAGACTTCCGGGAACGCTACTTCAACAATGCTCTGGAGTCGAGGAAGGAGCGTCGGATGCGGAAGGCTGAACAGCGCGAGCAAGGCCGTCTGGAGATGGAACTGCGTGGAAAGCTGCCTTCAGATGGCCGATCCCAGAAATGCGAGTTAAACAAGGCGCGATTTACAGGCTTAACGTGA
- the LOC108077767 gene encoding very long chain fatty acid elongase AAEL008004 isoform X3, giving the protein MALIMKYIDSISRYIDSHGDSRTKDWPMMSSPFPTLAVCLTYVYLVKVVGPRWMENRKPLHLQNTLVMYNAIQVVFSAWLFYECLMGGWWGSYSFRCQPVDYTDSPTSRRIGISGWLTGHYSFRCQPVDYSNNPRTLRMVHACWWYYFSKFTEFMDTIFFVLRKKTSQVTTLHVIHHGCMPMSVWFGVKFTPGGHSTFFGLLNTFVHIVMYTYYMFSAMGPQYQKYLWWKKYLTTLQMVQFILIMVHAFQLLFIDCNYPKAFVWWIGMHAVMFFFLFNEFYKAAYRSRMMKKNGAIAAANGHAKPNGYCKSINAHDDLAMPQTTEATASATPVSKANGSTLTNGHANGTANGYKQLANGNAATMTTAANGSAHKGSNGGLLANGYATKLLDDASHELKQRKTPK; this is encoded by the exons ATGGCCTTAATTATGAAATACATCGACAGCATAAGCAGATACATTGACTCACATGGTG ACTCCAGGACAAAGGACTGGCCCATGATGTCGTCCCCGTTCCCCACACTGGCCGTATGCCTCACATACGTCTACCTGGTCAAG GTAGTGGGACCTCGATGGATGGAGAACAGGAAGCCGCTGCACCTGCAGAACACACTAGTCATGTACAATGCCATACAGGTTGTATTCAGCGCGTGGCTCTTCTACGAG TGCTTGATGGGCGGCTGGTGGGGCTCGTACAGCTTCCGGTGCCAGCCGGTGGACTACACAGATAGTCCCACATCCCGGAGA ATAGGCATTTCCGGTTGGCTAACTGGACATTATAGCTTCCGATGTCAGCCAGTCGACTATAGTAATAATCCTAGAACGTTAAGG ATGGTTCATGCGTGCTGGTGGTACTACTTCTCCAAGTTCACCGAGTTCATGGATACG ATTTTCTTCGTGTTGCGCAAGAAGACCAGCCAGGTTACCACGCTGCACGTCATCCATCACGGCTGCATGCCCATGTCCGTCTGGTTCGGCGTCAAGTTCACCCCGG GTGGCCACAGCACCTTCTTCGGCCTGCTCAACACATTCGTTCACATCGTGATGTACACCTACTACATGTTCTCGGCCATGGGCCCCCAGTACCAGAAGTACCTCTGGTGGAAGAAGTACCTGACCACGCTTCAGATG GTCCAGTTCATCCTGATCATGGTGCACGCCTTCCAGCTGCTCTTCATCGACTGCAACTACCCCAAGGCGTTTGTCTGGTGGATCGGCATGCATGCCGTCATGTTCTTCTTCCTGTTCAATGAGTTCTACAAGGCAGCCTACAGGAGCCGCATGATG AAAAAGAACGGAGCGATAGCGGCGGCCAATGGACATGCCAAGCCAAACGGATACTGCAAGAGCATCAATGCCCACGATGACTTGGCCATGCCGCAGACCACGGAGGCCACTGCATCCGCGACGCCTGTGTCGAAGGCCAACGGAAGCACTTTGACCAATGGTCATGCGAATGGAACGGCCAATGGCTACAAGCAGCTGGCCAACGGCAATGCTGCCACGATGACGACAGCTGCCAACGGCAGTGCGCACAAGGGCTCGAACGGCGGTCTTCTGGCGAACGGATACGCCACCAAGCTGCTGGACGATGCCTCGCACGAGCTGAAACAAAGGAAGACGCCGAAATAA
- the LOC108077771 gene encoding tRNA (guanine(10)-N2)-methyltransferase homolog isoform X2, with amino-acid sequence MASLWRKYILWFAQEHVDFRISEFESIVKMFGLQFRRLTEQTLKPFWVVEFPNVETAMLYASRSVALRAMFELYAHSRKLPEFHERLRAHVDANRNELAKYFRQDTSFKITVETYNKHFSQREKIEKIETMDYLPIEGPVNLKSPQVEWWYIEFWGLDPTAVPEEPDDILFGRLLATGQRNLIKELSLKQRKFIGNTSMDAQLSLLMANQAMVREGDLVFDPFVGTGSLLVSAAKWGGYVLGADIDYMMVHARCRPSRITQKVREKDESIRANLLQYGCADRYMDVVVADFSNPLWHPRISFDSIITDRSSIRNKRGHGKGGNEKESKGYRSNRRHGPLSVHLALFAAESVR; translated from the exons ATGGCGAGTTTATGGAGAAAGTACATCCTGTGGTTCGCCCAGGAGCACGTTGACTTTCGAATTTCCGAGTTCGAGTCGATCGTTAAGATGTTTGGCCTTCAGTTTCGACGGCTGACCGAACAGACTTTG AAACCGTTTTGGGTGGTAGAATTCCCCAACGTGGAAACCGCCATGCTGTACGCATCCCGATCCGTGGCCCTGCGTGCCATGTTCGAGCTGTACGCCCACTCCAGAAAGCTGCCCGAGTTTCACGAGCGGCTTCGTGCCCACGTTGATGCGAACCGGAACGAGCTGGCTAAGTACTTCCGACAGGACACCAGCTTTAAGATCACCGTGGAGACCTACAACAAGCACTTTAGTCAACGAGAAAAAATCGAAAAGATTGAGACTATGGATTACCTGCCAATCGAGGGCCCGGTGAACCTAAAAAGTCCCCAGGTGGAGTGGTGGTACATCGAGTTCTGGGGCTTGGATCCCACTGCGGTGCCAGAGGAGCCCGATGACATTCTGTTTGGTCGGCTCCTGGCGACTGGACAGCGGAATTTAATAAAGGAACTCTCTCTGAAACAGCGAAAGTTCATCGGGAATACAAGCATGGATGCACAGCTAAGCCTGCTGATGGCCAACCAGGCGATGGTGCGAGAAGGCGATCTCGTATTTGATCCCTTCGTCGGAACAGGTTCCCTGCTGGTCAGCGCCGCCAAGTGGGGTGGGTACGTCCTGGGAGCCGACATCGACTACATGATGGTGCATGCCCGCTGCCGTCCGAGCCGTATTACCCAAAAGGTCCGCGAGAAGGACGAGAGCATTCGGGCAAACCTGCTGCAGTACGGATGCGCTGACCGCTACATGGATGTGGTTGTGGCGGACTTCTCGAATCCCCTCTGGCATCCTCGGATCTCGTTTGACAGCATCATAACCGATCGTAG CTCCATACGGAATAAGAGAGGCCACGGAAAAGGTGGAAACGAAAAGGAGTCCAAAGGATATCGCTCGAACCGACGACATGGTCCACTATCCGTCCACCTCGCACTATTCGCTGCAGAATCTGTACGGTGA
- the Lipt2 gene encoding putative lipoyltransferase 2, mitochondrial: MSLSRPLVTVVRAGRHSYAAGLQLQQHLAKSSQKLDVPAEFRNYLVLQEHDPVYTIGVRTKDYTAADEERLRRLGADFHRTDRGGLITFHGPGQLVAYPILHLRQFNGGMRWYVATLERMVIETCRQLGLPNATTTQDTGIWVGDRKICAIGVHGSRYVTSHGIGLNCCTDMAWFEHIVPCGIEGKGVTSLSLELGRQVSIQEASTAFLSSFAKVFECRLGEQAEAIMQDLN, translated from the coding sequence ATGTCTCTGAGCCGACCGTTGGTCACGGTGGTGCGGGCCGGACGCCATAGCTACGCGGCGGGACTCCAGCTGCAACAGCACCTAGCGAAATCATCCCAAAAACTGGATGTGCCTGCCGAGTTTCGCAATTACCTTGTCCTGCAAGAGCACGATCCTGTCTACACGATCGGGGTGCGAACCAAGGACTACACGGCGGCGGACGAGGAGCGCCTGCGTCGGCTGGGAGCCGATTTCCACCGCACGGATCGCGGCGGCCTTATCACATTTCACGGACCCGGCCAGCTGGTGGCCTATCCCATCCTGCATCTACGGCAGTTTAATGGCGGCATGCGTTGGTATGTGGCCACGCTGGAGCGCATGGTGATCGAGACCTGTCGACAGCTGGGCCTTCCGaacgccaccaccacccaggACACGGGCATTTGGGTGGGAGACCGCAAGATATGTGCCATCGGCGTCCACGGCTCCCGTTACGTCACCAGCCACGGCATCGGCCTAAATTGCTGCACAGATATGGCCTGGTTCGAGCATATTGTGCCGTGCGGAATTGAAGGGAAGGGTGTGACCTCGCTCAGCCTGGAACTCGGAAGGCAGGTCTCTATCCAGGAAGCTAGTACGGCATTTCTCAGCAGTTTTGCCAAAGTTTTTGAGTGTCGCCTTGGGGAACAAGCAGAGGCAATAATGCAAGATTTAAACTGA
- the LOC108077770 gene encoding uncharacterized protein produces the protein MATRQDERGDEIGGGSNGSGGTPYHVLAHTEEMANFLAHQQQQQHQNQNFLLHQQQQQQQHGQAPAPMMWSAPPPHLAAAQFPPHLQPQQAQPHMYNEYLYNLAYSGQAAQPETYSVLPVGHGNFLKVYHCPENQVSEASAPLFTHINMASLNHHHQQQQPPPPHHHQVQPPTPPQPTPLYELFAANPLLPKPEVNVVGASQPVPQPQPQTQPQAQTQQTQAQAATQVLQSPSSANLLINNLVNNWSPNLTGGSYIQFGDKAQENAVSQAEHSAAQQPRLAQQSGSQVQQQQPPETLTQTVSPLPVPTKPAKPLKLPLATASVSPTAINKSSVAVPGQPEGKKRIVAEVKPMPMSYSDVLSKGTKASSGAGGEIRPGNGVDYISQPQRRQGKEDGNGNREMRSAKRSPMHDAKETASVAASIGHAHGGRGKKRGQSSQVAAPKHQQPQTQPLQQQTTVQTQMKTTKPSNPEKKRVLQPKTGNSTITNNLKASEQKTTSASIPSHSGVQNQSNGSGSTTAASNSSTATRKPGGNKGNFNANHSNSTSANSNNNSSNNNNVSSSSSKRYSSSNVNLNSNNSSGYSYSSKRNRSNAYSSSNSPTHASSFASNRNYELAKRILHTWWIYTLKLLTWLFYLVYDIVVLGFSMAYERLTLAYVAGLAYARQLHRELKQNSGKPSIWWRTYWRRFDARFAKNSRWAVWRRFYNRKPPEPTSESFKTGRLPQTGEEAMYSLLNCKGKDAYSILGVPPDSSQEQIRKHYKKIAVLVHPDKNKQAGAEEAFKVLQRAFELIGEPENRLIYDQSIAETLHAEKAWTELHDLLSQLQTKMAEAANTIRCSTCAQRHPRKLTERPHYAARECASCKIRHSAKDGDIWAETSMMGLRWKYLALMDGKVYDITEWANCQKGALSHLEPNSHMVQYRIVRGAQQQQQQQQQQQQQQQQHHQQTQQPHHDRGGVHHPGGGVSGVSEATLHEFLDNLYSRQHPGSPPNTFAGNARRRTRRN, from the exons ATGGCGACACGTCAGGACGAGCGCGGCGATGAGATCGGAGGCGGGAGCAATGGCAGTGGTGGAACCCCTTATCACGTCCTTGCCCACACCGAGGAGATGGCCAACTTCTTGGcccaccaacagcagcaacagcaccaaaACCAGAACTTCCTgctccaccagcagcagcagcagcagcaacacggACAGGCGCCCGCGCCTATGATGTGGTCAGCACCGCCGCCTCACTTGGCTGCCGCCCAGTTTCCGCCCCACCTTCAGCCGCAACAGGCGCAGCCACACATGTATAACGAGTACCTGTACAATCTGGCGTACTCGGGACAGGCTGCCCAGCCCGAGACCTACTCAGTGCTGCCCGTGGGCCATGGGAACTTCCTGAAGGTCTATCACTGCCCGGAGAATCAGGTCAGCGAGGCCAGCGCTCCGCTGTTCACGCATATCAACATGGCCTCGCTAAATCaccaccatcagcagcagcagccgccgccgccgcaccACCACCAGGTCCAACCGCCGACGCCACCGCAGCCGACACCGCTTTACGAGTTGTTTGCCGCCAATCCTCTGTTGCCGAAACCGGAGGTGAATGTTGTGGGTGCCAGCCAGCCTGTGCCGCAGCCCCAGCCGCAAACACAGCCGCAGGCTCAAACCCAGCAGACACAAGCCCAGGCTGCCACGCAAGTCCTTCAATCGCCAAGCAGTGCCAATCTGCTGATTAACAATCTGGTGAACAACTGGTCGCCCAATTTGACAGGCGGAAGCTACATACAGTTCGGGGACAAGGCCCAGGAGAACGCCGTGAGCCAGGCCGAGCACTCGGCAGCCCAACAACCTCGACTGGCACAGCAGTCAGGATCGCAGgttcagcaacagcagccaccGGAGACACTAACTCAGACCGTCAGTCCATTGCCAGTGCCAACGAAACCGGCGAAGCCCCTAAAACTGCCCTTGGCCACTGCCAGTGTCTCGCCAACTGCCATCAACAAGTCGTCCGTCGCAGTGCCCGGCCAGCCCGAGGGCAAGAAGCGCATAGTGGCAGAGGTTAAGCCCATGCCCATGTCGTACTCGGATGTGCTCAGCAAGGGCACAAAGGCGAGCAGCGGGGCGGGCGGAGAAATACGTCCTGGCAACGGAGTGGACTACATCAGTCAGCCGCAGAGGCGTCAGGGTAAGGAAGATGGCAATGGGAACCGGGAGATGCGTTCGGCGAAACGCTCACCGATGCACGATGCCAAGGAGACTGCCTCGGTGGCCGCCAGCATTGGTCATGCGCACGGCGGCCGGGGGAAGAAGCGAGGTCAGTCCAGCCAGGTGGCGGCGCCGAAGCATCAGCAGCCCCAGACTCAgccactgcagcagcagaCGACAGTACAGACGCAGATGAAGACCACTAAACCGAGCAATCCGGAGAAGAAGCGAGTTTTACAGCCGAAGACTGGCAACAGTACCATCACCAACAACCTCAAGGCTTCTGAGCAAAAAACCACATCCGCGTCTATACCGTCCCACAGCGGCGTGCAGAATCAGAGCAACGGGAGTGGAAGTACAACTGCGGCTAGCAATTCCAGCACCGCAACCCGTAAGCCAGGCGGCAATAAGGGAAACTTTAATGCAAATCACTCGAATTCGACCAGCGCCAATTCCAACAATAActcaagcaacaacaacaacgttagttcctcctcctccaagcGGTATTCCTCCTCGAATGTGAACCTTAACTCGAATAACAGTTCCGGATACTCCTACTCCTCGAAGCGCAACCGCAGCAACGCCTACTCCTCCTCAAACTCGCCCACGCATGCTAGCAGTTTTGCCAGCAACCGAAACTACGAACTGGCCAAGCGCATTTTGCACACCTGGTGGATCTACACCCTCAAATTGTTGACATGGCTGTTTTATTTGGTCTACGATATCGTTGTTCTCGGCTTCAGCATGGCGTACGAGCGGCTGACACTGGCCTATGTGGCCGGGCTGGCCTATGCACGGCAGCTGCACCGGGAACTAAAGCAGAACTCTGGAAAGCCTAGCATCTGGTGGCGGACCTACTGGCGACGCTTCGATGCGCGCTTTGCCAAGAACTCGCGCTGGGCAGTTTGGCGACGTTTCTACAATCGGAAACCGCCCGAACCCACATCGGAATCTTTTAAAACTGGACGCCTGCCGCAAACGGGCGAAGAGGCAATGTATTCGTTGCTGAATTGTAAGGGCAAGGATGCTTACAG TATCCTTGGAGTCCCACCGGATAGCTCGCAAGAGCAGATACGTAAGCATTACAAGAAGATAGCCGTGCTCGTACATCCcgacaaaaacaaacaagcagGGGCCGAGGAGGCTTTCAAGGTTCTGCAGCGGGCCTTTGAGTTGATCGGAGAGCCG GAAAATCGCCTCATCTATGACCAAAGCATCGCCGAGACTCTGCACGCTGAAAAGGCCTGGACGGAGCTGCATGATCTGCTCTCCCAACTGCAAACCAAAATGGCTGAGGCAGCCAATACTATAAG ATGCAGCACCTGTGCGCAGCGACATCCTCGCAAGCTAACCGAACGTCCTCATTATGCAGCGCGGGAGTGCGCCTCTTGCAAGATACGACACTCAGCCAAGGAT GGCGACATTTGGGCCGAGACCAGCATGATGGGATTGCGGTGGAAGTATTTGGCTCTAATGGACGGAAAGGTTTATGACATCACCGAGTGGGCCAACTGCCAAAAAGGAGCTCTGTCGCATTTGGAGCCAAACTCCCATATGGTTCAGTATCGCATAGTGCGCGGtgcccagcaacagcagcagcagcaacaacaacaacagcagcagcagcagcaacatcaccaGCAGACCCAGCAACCACATCACGATCGGGGAGGTGTCCATCATCCTGGCGGCGGAGTAAGCGGGGTTAG CGAGGCTACGTTGCACGAGTTCTTGGACAATTTGTACAGCCGCCAGCATCCAGGCTCTCCGCCGAACACATTTGCGGGAAATGCGCGTCGGCGAACACGACGCAACTGA